The DNA sequence GATCCGAAACGGCAGCAATTACAGGTTTAACACCAGGAAGTCTGAGAGCATAGAGATTCTGATTGCCGTACATATAAAAAATCTGATATTCCCAATTGAACGCTTGCGCCTGAGGCAGTCCTTTTAACAGGTCATGCTTTCCGGCAATGAAATTTCCCCCAAAAGCCGCTTCCTTTATTTCATACCTTCCGCGATAATCCAACGCCTCATCAAAGCCATCTTTAATGAGTTCTGCAAACTTGTCTGCCTGGTCTATAACCACCGCTGTTGCCCCGTTTGCCACACGATCCATAACATCGGAAGTCGAATAGGATCCACGGCCGATGACGATATACTTCAGGTCGGGGGATTTACTTGTGAAATCGGGAAGGGTAATTCCCCATATATTATTCACGATTTTTCTTATACTTCCAGTCGTATCGATCACCGCGCCTTTTGGTGAAATCTTTATATCGGAGAAGTCTCCTGCAAACACATGGTCATTTCCCGATGCGATGAGAGCTCCTTTCGGATCACGAAGCTCGGCCTTGACCGTGTAGTATCCCGGAGAACCATCGAGGTTGATGGTAACATTGTCAACAAGAAGCTGACCATATTCCTCACCGCCTTTAATGATGACTTTATATGCTTTTGAAAAGTCTTTCTTTCCGCCATTATGCTCAAGAGTTACCGTGAGTGTGTGCGCCCCTTTTATGTCAGCTTCGTTAATAATATAGAGGTCTGCAGCTACAGTATATCCTGCCGGTACAACTTTGTTCCTGAGCTTCACTGCAATATACAGCGGGCGGCAATAGTATGCGAACAAACCCGGAGCACCCACCGGATTGCGGTACAGATCCACCATCCCATTATGGTTATACAGTTGAGATGCTCCCCATCCGATAATCGTGTAAGTATCTGCAATATTTCCAATTCGAACATTTTCAAGAATTCTTCCATGGTGGTAGTACTTTACATTACCGAGACTAACGGTAAGTGAATCAACATTGGGGAAAAAGGCGCGGAAACCACTCGTATCGAGAAAGGTATCATAAGCGTGGAACCATTCGATATTGTGACGGCCCTGCCAGCCGTACGGTTCACCTTTCTTATCGTAATACTCTTTGATGCTTTGTAATCTGGGCGGCACACCGATATTCCCGTCTTCGCCCCAAAATACTATCTCACCGGCATTGTCACTGTGAAGGTAGTAGTCATGAGGATTTTTATAATAGGAATCCAGATAACCCTGCGATCCGATTGAAATGCATTCTTCAAAAAAACCGGTATGGTATTCGGTGAAGTCGTTGGGTTTCATGAAGAGTTTTCTGGGATCTGTTTTGGGTATGTTTCTCTGAATTCCCTGTCGGAATGTGATGATGCGGGCAGGATCCATTTCATGAGCTGTCTTCATGTCCTGAATGTTGTCATCTTCCGGTTTATCATAATAGTTCCAGCCCATATTATATATAATGAGCGAGGGATGAGAACGGTCACGTTTCACCATGCGAAGGAACTTTTCACTGCTTAGTTTACTCCTCAGAACTGTTTTCTCCTCGTTATTCCTTCGATAGTACCCTCCCGGTTCCTCATAGTAAAGGAGACCTGCTTCATCGGCGGCATCCATTGCGAGCGGGTAAGGGATTGCGGTATGTACGCTTATCGTATTATATCCAAGCTTTTTTGCTGCCGCTGTCTCTTTTTCAGCCATTTCTCTTGTCGGATAGGCCCCGTTCACCGGCCATAAACTCCAGGAATAAGCGTTAATCAGCACCATGCGTCTCCCGTTGAGATAAAACCGCTGATCCCCGTTCTTTTGTCCTATATCGAACCACCGAAAACCGAATCGGCGGGTCGAAGTATCATACATTTTTCCATCGTCGGATTTGAATGAAACCTCAGCGACATAAAGATTCGGATGGTCTATGTCCCAGATTTCGGCTTTATTGGCTTTTACCTCAAAGACTTGCTCGCTCTCAGATTCTATTTTTCGCTTGAAGCTCTTTTCCCAAATCACAGTTTCTTTATGGTTCCAGGGGTATACCCGGACGGTAAAAGTACCCAAACATGCAGGTCCAAGTAAATTCTTCACCTGAACGATGACATCGACATCCTTAATGGAAGGTTTATTTCTGACATATATATCTTCCATATAAACCCGGTCGACCGCTCTGAGAAATACTCTGCCGGGAATACCTCCGAATCCTCGATTTCTCGGTAAAATGTTCTTTCCCCACCGCATCCCCAACAAGTCATTATAGGTAAAATATCCATTCGGATCGGTGACACGAACGGCAATTTCATTCTTTTCGCCAGGCCGAATCACCCCGGTGATATCCACTTCGAACGGCGTGTGTCCGACAACATCATATCCGGCTAAAACACGATTTACAAACACTTCCGCCCTGAGATGAACCGATTCAAAATCGAGGAAAATCTCTTTCCCCCGGATTTCGGGACTTATATCGACCGTGGTTACCCACCATGAGACTCCCCGCCAATCTCCGGCTATACCTTCGTCGTTCGTGTTATCACCCCAGAAATACTCTTCTACCGTAGCGGGGAGGTGCACGATTTTTTCAAAATTATTTTTAAGATTATCCCAGCCGCAGGTCGGTGAATTTGCCGGGAGTTTTGCAATATCGACCGGCGGCGGATAGATGTCATCGTTCATCCATTCGGCGGTAAAATCTCTGTAGAGTCCCCAGTCACGTTCGGATAAATCGAGAACCAGACGGTCGGCATAGACAGAATGTGTAAAGGATGCAATCAAGAAAAGCAGTATCCAAAATCGACGAAAAATAAATGGAAATTTCATGATTATCTCCTCTTGATATCAAAAAAACCGGAGGTCTTTTTCAGTCTTCCCATAGATATTGACTCCCATACGGCCTCGTGGAATGGTACGATAGTCTTGTATCCGCTCAACACCCTTCCCGGTGATTTCATATATTTCGATGGTATCGATATTGTTGTTACCCAGACCTCGTTCGCTGGCATTTCTCAGATACGGCAGTTCACGGGGATCATGTCCCATAAGCCATGCTGTTACCGCATCACATTCCACCTTTGAACGTGAGACAGCGATGAAATTATTGAGGGTTGAAGACTGATGGTATTTTTTATCGACCATGTGTTTTTATTTCCGTGCCCACTGCCTGAATCCCAGGGATTACAGATATGCATATAGCCAACAGGGAGAATTCCCTGAAGATTCTTAATCGTCAGTGTCGTAAAGCCGATAACATTGTTGCGCGTTTTCGCCATGTCGATCAGTGTTGTATCCTTTTCTCTTACAAGCTTGAAGAATGGAATTTTTAGCATGACAACCCCTTGAGGATTCTCAATCCAGGCGATGTCTGTTTTTTATAATCTTTCCAGGAGTATACATAACGCCCGCCTTCAGTAAAACAAATTTGATGGTCATGCATCATTTGACAGATCCCTGACTGCACGAATTGTTCATGGGTTGCCGCACCATATGTGGTTCCGCCTTTCGATGTACCTTTTTGGAATATCTTCAGTGCAGTTTCATATCCGGCTGCCTGGAATTCTTCCTTTGCCGCAGGAAAAAAACCGTTTTGATCGCGCTGCAACTGCATATCTGTCCGTATCAGAAAGACTGAACGAGGATTATCTGAACCGGCAAGCACATGAAGTCCGGGGAAAAATGAGCAGCCATTAAAAAATTTCGACGATTTATCATATTAATCCTCACTGTATCCCAATACGGTTCATTTAAAAAATTTGGTTCTTCTCCAAAAGAGTTGGTAAATTTTGCAGTGCAAAATGAGATAACTCTTTGAGAGGCAGCCCCCTGAGGCACCCCGACTTTTGAAGAGCAAAAGCCGGGGACCCCGCTATCCCCCGAAGGGGGACTTTCATCGTTTGGGATAAAAAAAGTTTTGTTACGTAAATAATCTAAGCCTCAATCTGTCAAGCCTCAGCCGAAGGCTGACTTGCTTGGGCTTGACAGCAACTAACAACATATTTCAATTCAGGGTTGGATTGAGATCATTTCCTCAATGCAACCCTTGTAAGTAAATTTCTTAACCAACTCTTTTGGAGAAGAACCATAAAAAATGACAACCAAAAAAAGAATAGAAATAACTGATGAGGAGAAGAAGTTTTTTCTTGAGGATGAATTACAGGTTAAAATTAGACCATCTTCTATCGCCGATATCAACCATATAATGGAAATAGAAAAAGCATCATTCCAAGAAGACGCATATTCTGAGAAACAATTTGAAGAAATGTACAAAGAGAATCCGGATTGGTTTTTTGTAGCTGAGATATCGAGTCAAATCGTTGGATACGTTGCTGGTCTGAGTTCCAATGG is a window from the Candidatus Latescibacter sp. genome containing:
- the rimI gene encoding ribosomal protein S18-alanine N-acetyltransferase is translated as MTTKKRIEITDEEKKFFLEDELQVKIRPSSIADINHIMEIEKASFQEDAYSEKQFEEMYKENPDWFFVAEISSQIVGYVAGLSSNGIGEFDSIAVEPSYRNLGIGRKLSKHMIKQFFEKGINEYALEVRKSNVSAIYLYQTIGFEIDKEIKNYYDKEDAFLMRKR